The Stenotrophomonas rhizophila genome has a window encoding:
- a CDS encoding OprO/OprP family phosphate-selective porin codes for MRLTPLFIALTALSAPLAASAADWDNWPTKVSFSDGTELAATANIAYDLNDFSGADAFEDDDAVRRKEFGATLKKKGVYDAMVYYDFQADTWLDVFFRFESKAVFGKDIGRFRFGYMKTPVGLDSNTSSRAGSFVETALPVQAFYAGRRTGAEWVLERPQYLMQVGAYGGKDLQGDNPGTTQAVRGVWTPVKAPGDVIHLGLAYSQENPRGYRDGRDVHFNASARLRARPEAGLTDIRLVDSGSLVTADQIRRTGLEGIYIHGPFSVQAEALRTTVTRDGKPDYTGDGQYVMGSWIVTGESRPYSAGAVANVKPAHDYGAVELLARYSRIDLDDADVFGGRQHDWTVGANWYLTSHFKFQANYVWADASRRGVRTKPEIFELRAQVHF; via the coding sequence ATGCGCCTGACCCCCCTGTTTATCGCCCTCACCGCCCTGTCCGCCCCCCTCGCCGCGTCCGCCGCGGACTGGGACAACTGGCCGACCAAGGTGTCCTTCAGCGACGGCACCGAACTGGCCGCCACTGCCAACATCGCCTATGACCTCAACGACTTCTCCGGCGCCGACGCGTTCGAAGATGACGATGCGGTACGCCGCAAGGAGTTCGGCGCGACCCTGAAGAAGAAGGGCGTGTACGACGCGATGGTGTACTACGACTTCCAGGCCGACACCTGGCTGGACGTGTTCTTCCGCTTCGAGAGCAAGGCCGTGTTCGGCAAGGACATCGGCCGCTTCCGCTTCGGCTACATGAAGACCCCGGTCGGCCTGGATTCCAACACCTCCTCGCGCGCCGGCAGCTTCGTGGAAACCGCCCTGCCCGTGCAGGCCTTCTACGCCGGCCGCCGCACCGGTGCCGAGTGGGTGCTGGAGCGCCCGCAGTACCTGATGCAGGTCGGCGCCTATGGCGGCAAGGACCTGCAGGGTGACAACCCCGGCACCACCCAGGCCGTGCGCGGCGTGTGGACCCCGGTGAAGGCACCGGGCGATGTGATCCACCTGGGCCTGGCCTATTCGCAGGAAAACCCGCGCGGCTACCGCGACGGCCGCGATGTGCACTTCAATGCCAGCGCCCGCCTGCGCGCGCGCCCGGAAGCCGGCCTGACCGACATCCGCCTGGTGGACTCGGGCTCGTTGGTCACCGCCGACCAGATCCGCCGCACCGGCCTGGAGGGCATCTACATCCATGGCCCGTTCTCGGTGCAGGCCGAAGCGCTGCGCACCACCGTCACCCGTGATGGCAAGCCGGATTACACCGGTGATGGCCAGTACGTGATGGGCAGCTGGATCGTCACCGGCGAATCGCGCCCGTACAGCGCCGGCGCCGTGGCCAACGTGAAGCCGGCGCACGATTACGGCGCGGTGGAACTGCTGGCCCGTTACAGCCGCATCGACCTGGACGACGCCGACGTGTTCGGTGGCCGCCAGCACGACTGGACCGTGGGCGCCAACTGGTACCTGACCAGCCACTTCAAGTTCCAGGCGAACTACGTGTGGGCCGATGCGAGCCGCCGTGGCGTGCGGACCAAGCCGGAGATCTTCGAGCTTCGGGCGCAGGTTCACTTCTGA
- a CDS encoding dicarboxylate/amino acid:cation symporter codes for MHVPTAAPLAAKPLPFYRQLYFQVVVAIVLGAILGHYEPAFAESLKPLGDGFIKLVKMIIAPVIFLTIVTGIAGMTHLRTVGRVFAKSMAYFLFFSTLALIVGMVVAHVVQPGAGMNINPADLDQTAVHSYVEKSHELTLTGFVMDIIPATLVSAFVDGNILQVLFVAVLFGISLALVGERGRPVLTFLEALTAPVFRLVHILMKAAPIGAFGAIAFTIGKYGVGSLINLAWLVGSFYLTAFLFVAVILGVVCRLCGFSVFKLARYLKAELLLVLGTSSSESALPSLMEKMEKAGCSKSVVGLVVPTGYSFNLDGTNIYMTLAALFIAQATNTELTLGHQIALLLVAMLSSKGAAGVTGAGFITLAATLAVVPEVPVAGMALILGVDRFMSECRSLTNFIGNAVATVVVSRWEGALDRNRLALALDGREAELPPLATDDLPSPLTAPAH; via the coding sequence ATGCACGTTCCCACCGCTGCCCCGCTTGCAGCCAAGCCGTTGCCGTTCTACCGCCAGCTGTATTTCCAGGTGGTGGTGGCGATCGTGCTGGGCGCCATCCTTGGCCATTACGAGCCGGCCTTCGCCGAATCGCTCAAGCCGCTGGGCGATGGCTTCATCAAGCTGGTGAAGATGATCATCGCCCCGGTGATCTTCCTGACCATCGTCACCGGCATCGCCGGCATGACCCACCTGCGCACCGTGGGTCGGGTGTTCGCCAAGTCGATGGCCTACTTCCTGTTCTTCTCCACCCTGGCGCTGATCGTGGGCATGGTGGTGGCGCACGTGGTGCAGCCCGGCGCCGGCATGAACATCAACCCGGCCGACCTGGACCAGACGGCGGTGCACAGCTACGTGGAAAAATCCCACGAGCTGACCCTCACCGGCTTCGTCATGGACATCATCCCGGCCACGCTGGTCAGCGCCTTCGTGGATGGCAATATCCTGCAGGTGCTGTTCGTGGCGGTGCTGTTCGGCATTTCGCTGGCCCTGGTGGGTGAGCGCGGCCGCCCGGTGCTGACCTTCCTGGAGGCGCTGACCGCCCCGGTGTTCCGCCTGGTCCACATCCTGATGAAGGCCGCGCCGATCGGTGCGTTCGGTGCCATCGCCTTCACCATCGGCAAGTACGGGGTGGGCTCGCTGATCAACCTGGCCTGGCTGGTGGGTTCGTTCTACCTCACCGCGTTCCTGTTCGTGGCGGTCATCCTGGGCGTGGTCTGCCGCCTGTGCGGGTTCTCGGTGTTCAAGCTGGCCCGCTACCTGAAGGCCGAACTGCTGCTGGTGCTGGGCACCTCGTCCTCGGAATCGGCGCTGCCGTCGCTGATGGAAAAGATGGAAAAGGCCGGCTGCAGCAAGTCGGTGGTGGGCCTTGTGGTCCCCACGGGCTACTCGTTCAACCTGGACGGCACCAACATCTACATGACCCTGGCCGCGCTGTTCATCGCCCAGGCCACCAATACCGAACTGACCTTGGGCCACCAGATCGCGCTGCTGCTGGTGGCGATGCTCAGCTCCAAGGGCGCTGCGGGCGTGACCGGGGCGGGCTTCATCACCCTGGCCGCCACCCTGGCGGTGGTGCCGGAAGTGCCGGTGGCCGGCATGGCGCTGATCCTGGGCGTAGACCGCTTCATGAGCGAATGCCGCTCGCTGACCAACTTCATCGGCAATGCGGTGGCCACGGTGGTGGTGTCGCGCTGGGAAGGCGCGCTGGACCGCAACCGCCTGGCGCTGGCCCTGGATGGCCGCGAGGCCGAGCTGCCGCCGCTGGCCACCGACGACCTGCCGTCGCCGCTGACCGCCCCGGCGCACTGA
- a CDS encoding hybrid sensor histidine kinase/response regulator, with product MYRVSRYRPLLLTLLVMVGGTLLAGLVAGRYAQQRALAAESSQVRRQLDLYAQTLQQRIDRFRTLPQLLALDPELLQAVSNPLDDAERHRLNLKLQQANNVTRASTLTLIDRHGVAVAASNWDQPTTNVGEDYSYRPYFQQAMTKGTGRFYGIGMTTAVPGYFLSQAILDHEGDVLGVIAIKIELRALEQEWLQSTDIVMASDAHDVVFLANGDAWRYRLLRPLSPAERKEMLATRQYADRSLQPLQARTLDVLADGGRMVRLEQPSLPRPMLWQTYVLDDPQWKLHLLHDAGASAAVGRSTALAAGGIWLALCFLALFVQQRRRLASHRQRSRLELEAVLQQHAQELRTAQDGVLQAAQQADSGLSRSLAHLPQGVVVIDSEQRLVAWNARYLELFRFPPDLIRVGVPIAEAFRYNARRGLLGPGPIDEAIERRLNHLRSGRPHMRESEKDDGTVLEIRGNPLPDGGFVTSYADITAYKNTARELRSLADALEHRVAERTRDLDEARREAERANRYKTRFVASAVHDLLQPLNAARMFVSVLRGKLSGDARELSEHVDAALAAQDSILNSLLDISRLESGTLQTHVRAFALSPLLETLAREFGIAAKARGLRLDWVDTRAVVVSDEALLRRILQNFLSNALRYTPRGRVLIGCRRVGDQLRIEVHDQGPGIPESLQGEIFEEFRRLDDGVDQERGAGLGLAIVERIGRLLGHRISLRSTLGSGSVFAVTVPLGSADAIPAPAPAPAVSADSGDDSPLRQCRVWSIDDDPRVCAATRALLERWGCRVELADGPHAALEIASALNVPQLVLLDVRMGQWHGPDLYEQLCELWRARPPVILVTAERDDALKAQAAENGWGFLSKPVRPPALRALMTQLLVRHRA from the coding sequence ATGTACCGCGTCTCCCGCTACCGCCCGTTGCTGTTGACCCTGCTGGTCATGGTGGGCGGTACGCTCCTGGCTGGCCTGGTTGCCGGCCGCTATGCCCAGCAGCGCGCCCTCGCAGCCGAAAGCAGCCAGGTGCGCCGCCAGCTGGACCTGTACGCGCAGACGCTGCAGCAGCGCATCGATCGCTTCCGTACCCTGCCCCAGCTGCTGGCGCTGGACCCGGAACTGCTGCAGGCGGTGAGCAACCCGCTCGATGACGCCGAGCGCCACCGGCTCAACCTGAAACTGCAGCAGGCCAACAACGTCACCCGCGCCTCCACCCTGACCCTGATCGACCGCCACGGCGTAGCGGTGGCTGCCAGCAACTGGGACCAGCCCACCACGAACGTGGGTGAGGACTACAGCTACCGGCCCTACTTCCAGCAGGCCATGACCAAGGGCACCGGGCGCTTCTACGGCATCGGCATGACCACGGCGGTGCCGGGCTACTTCCTGTCACAGGCGATCCTCGACCACGAGGGCGATGTGCTGGGTGTCATCGCCATCAAGATCGAGCTGCGGGCGCTGGAGCAGGAATGGCTGCAGAGCACCGACATCGTGATGGCCAGCGATGCGCATGACGTGGTGTTCCTGGCCAACGGCGATGCATGGCGCTACCGCCTGCTGCGCCCGCTCTCCCCGGCCGAGCGCAAGGAGATGCTGGCCACCCGCCAGTACGCCGACCGCTCGCTGCAGCCGCTGCAGGCGCGCACGCTGGATGTGTTGGCCGATGGCGGGCGCATGGTGCGGCTGGAGCAGCCCTCGCTGCCGCGCCCCATGCTGTGGCAGACCTACGTGCTGGATGACCCGCAGTGGAAGCTGCACCTGCTGCACGATGCCGGCGCCAGCGCCGCCGTGGGCCGCAGTACCGCGCTGGCCGCCGGCGGCATCTGGCTGGCGCTGTGCTTCCTGGCGCTGTTCGTCCAGCAGCGCCGGCGCCTGGCCTCGCACCGGCAGCGCAGCCGGCTGGAACTGGAGGCGGTGCTGCAGCAGCACGCACAGGAACTGCGCACCGCGCAGGATGGCGTGCTGCAGGCCGCCCAGCAGGCCGACAGCGGGCTCAGCCGCAGCTTGGCGCACCTGCCGCAGGGCGTGGTGGTGATCGACAGCGAGCAGCGGTTGGTGGCGTGGAATGCGCGTTACCTGGAACTGTTCCGGTTCCCGCCGGACCTGATCCGGGTGGGTGTGCCCATTGCCGAGGCGTTTCGCTACAACGCCCGCCGCGGCCTGCTCGGCCCGGGACCGATTGACGAGGCCATCGAGCGTCGCCTGAACCACCTGCGCAGCGGCCGGCCGCACATGCGCGAGAGCGAGAAGGACGACGGCACGGTGCTGGAGATTCGTGGCAACCCGCTGCCCGATGGCGGCTTCGTCACCAGCTACGCCGATATCACCGCCTACAAGAACACCGCACGTGAGCTGCGCTCGCTCGCCGATGCGCTGGAACACCGCGTGGCCGAGCGCACCCGCGACCTGGACGAGGCGCGGCGTGAGGCCGAGCGCGCCAACCGCTACAAGACCCGCTTCGTGGCCTCGGCCGTGCATGACCTGCTGCAGCCGCTCAATGCGGCGCGCATGTTCGTCTCGGTGCTGCGCGGCAAGCTGAGTGGCGATGCGCGCGAGCTGAGCGAGCATGTGGATGCTGCACTGGCCGCGCAGGATTCCATCCTCAACAGCCTGCTGGATATCTCGCGGCTGGAATCGGGCACGCTGCAGACCCATGTGCGTGCGTTTGCGCTGTCGCCACTGCTGGAAACACTGGCGCGTGAGTTTGGGATTGCCGCCAAGGCGCGTGGGCTGCGGCTGGACTGGGTGGATACCCGTGCGGTGGTAGTGAGCGATGAGGCGCTGCTGCGTCGCATCCTGCAGAATTTCCTCTCCAACGCACTGCGCTATACGCCGCGTGGGCGGGTGCTGATCGGGTGCCGCCGGGTGGGCGACCAGCTACGCATTGAGGTGCATGACCAGGGCCCGGGTATTCCGGAGAGCCTGCAGGGCGAGATCTTCGAGGAATTCCGGCGGCTGGATGATGGCGTGGACCAGGAGCGCGGGGCCGGGCTGGGCCTGGCGATCGTGGAGCGCATCGGGCGGCTGCTGGGGCACCGCATCAGCCTACGCTCCACACTGGGCAGCGGCAGCGTGTTCGCCGTGACCGTGCCGCTGGGCAGCGCCGATGCGATACCGGCGCCCGCCCCTGCCCCGGCGGTGTCGGCGGATTCGGGCGATGACAGCCCACTGCGGCAGTGCCGGGTGTGGAGCATTGATGATGACCCGCGTGTCTGTGCGGCTACCCGCGCCCTGCTGGAACGCTGGGGCTGCCGGGTGGAGCTGGCCGATGGCCCGCATGCCGCGCTGGAGATTGCCTCTGCATTGAACGTGCCGCAGCTGGTGCTGCTGGACGTACGCATGGGCCAGTGGCATGGGCCGGACCTGTACGAGCAGCTGTGCGAGCTGTGGCGGGCACGGCCACCGGTGATTCTGGTTACTGCTGAACGCGATGATGCGTTGAAGGCGCAGGCGGCGGAGAACGGCTGGGGCTTCCTGTCCAAGCCGGTTCGCCCGCCGGCCCTTCGGGCGCTGATGACGCAGTTGCTGGTGCGCCACCGGGCGTAA